The following are encoded together in the Blautia obeum ATCC 29174 genome:
- a CDS encoding low molecular weight protein-tyrosine-phosphatase: MIRVLFVCHGNICRSPMAEFIFKDMVNNRGLGDQFYIASAATSTEEIWNGIGNPVYPPAKRELAKHGISCEGKRAVQLKKSDYDKYDYLIAMEERNRKNMLRILGKDAKNKVSLLLDYADEHGDIADPWYTGNFDITYRDVVRGCEGFLTYLEGKGQIIMNETDLI, translated from the coding sequence ATGATAAGAGTGTTATTTGTCTGCCACGGCAATATCTGTCGTTCTCCAATGGCAGAATTTATATTTAAGGACATGGTCAATAACCGTGGACTAGGTGACCAGTTCTACATCGCCTCTGCGGCGACGAGTACGGAAGAAATCTGGAATGGAATCGGGAATCCGGTGTATCCGCCGGCGAAGCGTGAACTGGCGAAACATGGAATTTCCTGTGAAGGGAAAAGGGCAGTGCAGCTTAAAAAATCAGATTATGACAAATATGATTATCTGATTGCTATGGAAGAACGAAACAGAAAAAATATGCTTCGGATTCTTGGCAAAGACGCGAAAAATAAGGTAAGCCTTCTGCTGGATTATGCGGACGAACACGGGGATATCGCAGATCCATGGTACACAGGAAATTTTGACATTACATATCGCGACGTAGTCAGGGGATGCGAGGGCTTTCTGACATATCTGGAAGGCAAAGGGCAGATTATTATGAATGAAACTGACCTGATCTGA